A portion of the Etheostoma cragini isolate CJK2018 chromosome 13, CSU_Ecrag_1.0, whole genome shotgun sequence genome contains these proteins:
- the LOC117955260 gene encoding roundabout homolog 2-like isoform X2 produces MGPLQYLFLCGLLYTQIDGSRLRQEDFPPRIVEHPSDLIVSKGEPATLNCKAEGRPTPTVEWYKDGERVETDRDNPRSHRMLLPSGSLFFLRIIHGRRSKPDDGSYVCVARNYLGEAVSRNASLEVALLRDDFRQNPQDVVVAVGETASLECQPPRGHPEPTTFWRKDKARLDLKDDRITVRGGKLTISNTKKSDVGIYVCVAANMVGERESEKAQLSVFERPVFVQRPVNQVVLVDEAVEFRCQVHGDPPPTLRWKKEDVDIPRGRYDIRYEKEDFLLRIKKASVGDQGTFTCLAENRVGKLEASAYLTIRARPVEAPQFVVRPRDQIVAQGRTATFPCETRGKPQPTVFWQREGSQDLLFPSQPTQEASRVSVSVNGELTISSVQRSDAGYYVCQALTVAGSIMAKAQLEVADALKDRPPPIIRQGPSNQTQALGGVSLLRCQASGDPEPTVTWRKNGASLLGKDPRFSLLEHGSLQIQNTRLSDSGLYTCVATSSSGETSWSAYLDVRDSTDLLDFMSHNSTALPGPPSKPEVTDVTKSSVSLSWEPGPEVGSPVSSYVIEAFGQSVSNSWQTVADHAKTTEFTVKDLRPNTVYLFIIRAINAQGLGDPSLMSEPVRTQDISPTAQGVDHRRVQKELGDVVVSMHNPVVLSSTSVQVTWTVENPSQFIQGYRVLYRQTSGLPSPGPWQIQDVKVASERDITLSGLKKGIVYEIKVRPYFNEFQGADSESMTALTMEEAPGAPPQQVTVMTVGSHNSTSISVSWDPPPAEQQNGIIQEYKIWCLANETRFHLNKSVDATIRSVVVGGLQTGVQYHVEVAAGTSAGVGVKSKPQLIILGAELRDVMTGSEGNNSISDVVKQPAFIAGLGGACWIVLMGFSAWLYWRRKKRKGLSNYAVQSFTFTRAVTFQRDRGLIRNGSRPGLLKAGDPGLPWLADSWPSTSLPANGGLGSPKGGSNFGRGDVLPSAAVEKTGTMLSDGAIYSSIDFMGKAGYSSPARASQPTPYATTQILQSNSFHELAVDRPDPRWKASLQAQQEMASLGYSLTDRRPGSGAKVGKKKKVKGGTKASRSNGTCWANMPLPPPPMHPLPGTEVDLDRYPQENHGGGYDSNSWAPPMSVQTYRHHNLDNEVEEERGPTPPLRGRSSSPAAASFSQPSSSSLSSAHHDEMQSILQAHLDELTRAYQYEVAKQAWHMKGSPNVSSTPIPPMDFMSSTLGSDLGATLLSEEDEDMEDEERYAAVSKNLCGFKYTPGHSVENLEGSGKSLQQCRSDSSGSADHGAQGTHSLGHKRAPLGGLKPQTGKVGTLPRRRDTNTDAHTQAMKSLHSVGSRINNSWAAAASDPSEECMVTVSTLERQHMASWSGTTTSNRATLSRGSHKRPGTDPSHNGHPSTNGTDKGEH; encoded by the exons TGTTACGCGACGACTTCAGGCAGAACCCACAAGATGTGGTGGTGGCGGTCGGTGAGACCGCCAGTCTCGAGTGTCAGCCTCCGCGCGGGCACCCTGAACCCACCACCTTCTGGAGGAAAGATAAAGCTCGTCTTGACCTCAAAGACGACAGGATCACG GTTCGTGGAGGAAAGCTTACTATCTCAAACACCAAGAAGAGTGACGTgggcatatatgtgtgtgtggcagccAACATGgttggggagagagagagtgaaaaagcTCAGCTCTCAGTCTTTG AAAGACCAGTGTTTGTGCAACGGCCTGTGAACCAGGTGGTCTTAGTTGACGAGGCTGTAGAGTTCAGGTGTCAGGTTCATGGCGACCCACCTCCTACACTGCgctggaaaaaggaggacgtgGACATTCCCCGCGGCAG gtaTGACATAAGATATGAAAAAGAGGACTTCCTGCTGAGGATAAAGAAAGCATCAGTCGGTGACCAGGGAACCTTCACCTGCCTAGCAGAGAACCGTGTGGGTAAACTGGAGGCCTCTGCCTACCTAACTATCAGAG CTCGCCCCGTCG AGGCGCCCCAGTTTGTGGTGCGACCCCGTGACCAGATTGTGGCCCAAGGACGGACAGCTACCTTTCCTTGCGAGACCAGGGGCAAACCTCAGCCCACTGTCTTCTGGCAACGAGAGGGTAGCCAG GATCTTCTGTTTCCCAGCCAGCCAACACAGGAAGCTAGCCGTGTTTCTGTGTCCGTGAACGGAGAGTTGACCATTTCATCTGTGCAACGCTCTGATGCAGGGTATTATGTCTGCCAGGCCCTCACTGTAGCAGGCAGCATCATGGCCAAGGCCCAGCTTGAGGTAGCAGACG CCCTGAAGGACCGCCCTCCACCCATTATCCGACAAGGCCCATCCAATCAAACGCAAGCATTGGGAGGTGTGTCCCTACTCAGGTGCCAGGCATCAGGGGACCCAGAGCCCACGGTCACCTGGCGAAAGAATGGGGCCAGTCTGCTTGGAAAGGATCCACGATTTTCCCTGCTGGAGCATGGCAGCCTTCAGATCCAGAATACCAGG CTGTCTGATTCGGGGTTGTACACCTGTGTTGCCACCAGCTCCAGTGGAGAAACATCATGGAGTGCCTACTTGGATGTCAGAG ATTCCACCGACCTCTTAGACTTCATGTCTCACAACTCAACAGCCCTCCCAGGACCACCCTCCAAGCCAGAGGTCACTGATGTTACCAAGAGCAGTGTCTCGTTGTCATGGGAACCGGGGCCAGAGGTGGGCTCCCCAGTGTCCTCCTATGTCATCGAGGCCTTTGG GCAGTCGGTGAGTAACAGCTGGCAGACAGTGGCAGACCACGCAAAGACCACAGAGTTCACAGTCAAGGACCTGCGACCCAATACTGTCTACTTGTTCATCATCAGGGCAATCAATGCTCAAGGGCTCGGGGACCCTAGCCTTATGTCTGAGCCTGTCCGGACTCAAG ACATTAGTCCCACAGCACAGGGAGTGGACCACCGCCGCGTGCAGAAGGAGTTGGGTGACGTGGTGGTCAGCATGCATAACCCTGTTGTCCTTAGTTCTACTTCAGTGCAGGTCACATGGACT GTGGAGAATCCATCCCAGTTTATTCAAGGCTACCGTGTGCTGTACCGGCAGACGTCAGGTCTGCCCTCCCCAGGGCCATGGCAGATACAGGATGTGAAGGTTGCCTCAGAAAGGGACATAACTCTCTCTGGTCTGAAGAAAGGCATCGTCTATGAAATTAAAGTGCGGCCATATTTCAATGAGTTCCAGGGTGCAGACAGTGAATCTATGACAGCACTCACCATGGAAGAAG CACCTGGTGCGCCTCCACAGCAAGTGACAGTAATGACAGTAGGGAGCCATAACAGCACGTCCATCAGTGTGTCATGGGACCCTCCTCCCGCCGAGCAACAGAACGGCATCATCCAGGAGTACAAG ATCTGGTGTCTGGCCAACGAAACCCGCTTTCATCTCAATAAGTCTGTGGACGCAACCATCCGTTCCGTTGTAGTTGGAGGGCTTCAGACCGGAGTGCAGTACCATGTGGAGGTGGCTGCAGGCACCAGCGCAGGGGTGGGGGTCAAGAGCAAGCCCCAGCTCATCATCTTGG GTGCAGAACTGAGGGACGTAATGACGGGATCAGAGGGCAACAATAGCATCTCAGACGTGGTGAAGCAGCCGGCCTTCATCGCCGGTTTGGGAGGGGCCTGCTGGATAGTCCTCATGGGCTTCAGTGCCTGGCTGTactggaggagaaaaaagaggaagggaCTCAGCAACTA TGCAGTTCAGTCCTTCACCTTTACCCGTGCAG ttACATTCCAAAGGGACAGGGGCCTGATCAGAAATGGGAG CCGTCCAGGGCTGTTGAAAGCGGGTGACCCAGGCCTCCCCTGGTTGGCTGACTCCTGGCCCTCAACGAGCCTCCCAGCTAACGGGGGCTTAGGGAGTCCGAAGGGCGGCAGCAACTTTGGTCGAGGAG ATGTTTTACCATCCGCAGCAGTGGAGAAGACGGGCACCATGCTGTCTGATGGTGCCATCTACAGCAGTATTGATTTTATGGGGAAAGCGGGTTACAGCAGCCCAGCGCGAGCCAGTCAGCCCACCCCCTATGCCACCACTCAGATACTCCAGTCCAACAGCTTCCACGAGCTGGCTGTGGACAGACCAGATCCCCGCTGGAAGGCTTCTCTCCAAGCCCAGCAGGAAATGGCAAGCCTGGGCTACTCGCTGACTGACAGACGCCCTGGCAGTG GTGCAAAGGttgggaagaaaaagaaggtgaAGGGTGGAACAAAGGCCTCTAGATCAAATGGGACATGCTGGGCTAACATGCCCCTGCCTCCACCACCCATGCACCCTCTCCCTGGTACCGAGGTTGACCTTGACCGTTACCCCCAGGAAAACCACGGAGGAGG GTATGACAGCAACAGTTGGGCTCCACCCATGTCAGTCCAGACCTACCGACACCATAATTTGGACAACGAggtagaggaggagagagggccCACTCCTCCCCTGAGAGGACGATCCTCATCGCCGGCAGCAGCTTCCTTCAGCCAGCCCTCGTCTTCCTCTCTCAGCTCTGCCCACCATGACGAAATGCAATCCATTTTGCAGGCCCACTTGGATGAGCTAACCAGAGCTTACCAATACGAGGTGGCCAAGCAGGCATG GCACATGAAGGGCAGTCCAAATGTGTCCAGCACTCCCATCCCTCCTATGGACTTCATGTCTAGCACACTGGGCTCAGATTTGGGAGCAACTCTCCTTTCTGAAGAAGACGAGGACATGGAGGATGAGGAACGATACGCTGCTGTGTCAAAGAATTTGTGTGGCTTTAAATACACTCCTGGTCACAGTGTGGAAAACCTTGAGGGCTCAG GTAAAAGCTTGCAGCAGTGTCGCTCAGACAGCTCTGGCTCAGCAGACCATGGTGCACAAGGCACGCATAGCCTCGGCCACAAGAGGGCACCGCTGGGTGGCCTCAAACCACAGACGGGCAAGGTCGGGACTCTGCCCAGACGGAGAGACACCAACACAGACG CCCACACACAGGCCATGAAGTCCCTGCACAGCGTGGGTTCCCGCATCAACAACTCGTGGGCAGCTGCGGCCTCAGACCCCTCTGAGGAGTGCATGGTGACCGTGTCGACGCTGGAGCGCCAGCATATGGCTTCCTGGAGCGGCACAACAACATCTAACAGGGCCACCCTGAGTAGGGGTTCCCACAAGAGACCTGGCACAGATCCCTCCCACAACGGGCATCCTTCCACAAACGGCACAGACAAAGGGGAACACT AG
- the LOC117955260 gene encoding roundabout homolog 2-like isoform X1, producing the protein MGPLQYLFLCGLLYTQIDGSRLRQEDFPPRIVEHPSDLIVSKGEPATLNCKAEGRPTPTVEWYKDGERVETDRDNPRSHRMLLPSGSLFFLRIIHGRRSKPDDGSYVCVARNYLGEAVSRNASLEVALLRDDFRQNPQDVVVAVGETASLECQPPRGHPEPTTFWRKDKARLDLKDDRITVRGGKLTISNTKKSDVGIYVCVAANMVGERESEKAQLSVFERPVFVQRPVNQVVLVDEAVEFRCQVHGDPPPTLRWKKEDVDIPRGRYDIRYEKEDFLLRIKKASVGDQGTFTCLAENRVGKLEASAYLTIRARPVEAPQFVVRPRDQIVAQGRTATFPCETRGKPQPTVFWQREGSQDLLFPSQPTQEASRVSVSVNGELTISSVQRSDAGYYVCQALTVAGSIMAKAQLEVADALKDRPPPIIRQGPSNQTQALGGVSLLRCQASGDPEPTVTWRKNGASLLGKDPRFSLLEHGSLQIQNTRLSDSGLYTCVATSSSGETSWSAYLDVRDSTDLLDFMSHNSTALPGPPSKPEVTDVTKSSVSLSWEPGPEVGSPVSSYVIEAFGQSVSNSWQTVADHAKTTEFTVKDLRPNTVYLFIIRAINAQGLGDPSLMSEPVRTQDISPTAQGVDHRRVQKELGDVVVSMHNPVVLSSTSVQVTWTVENPSQFIQGYRVLYRQTSGLPSPGPWQIQDVKVASERDITLSGLKKGIVYEIKVRPYFNEFQGADSESMTALTMEEAPGAPPQQVTVMTVGSHNSTSISVSWDPPPAEQQNGIIQEYKIWCLANETRFHLNKSVDATIRSVVVGGLQTGVQYHVEVAAGTSAGVGVKSKPQLIILGAELRDVMTGSEGNNSISDVVKQPAFIAGLGGACWIVLMGFSAWLYWRRKKRKGLSNYAVQSFTFTRAVTFQRDRGLIRNGSRPGLLKAGDPGLPWLADSWPSTSLPANGGLGSPKGGSNFGRGDVLPSAAVEKTGTMLSDGAIYSSIDFMGKAGYSSPARASQPTPYATTQILQSNSFHELAVDRPDPRWKASLQAQQEMASLGYSLTDRRPGSGAKVGKKKKVKGGTKASRSNGTCWANMPLPPPPMHPLPGTEVDLDRYPQENHGGGYDSNSWAPPMSVQTYRHHNLDNEVEEERGPTPPLRGRSSSPAAASFSQPSSSSLSSAHHDEMQSILQAHLDELTRAYQYEVAKQAWHMKGSPNVSSTPIPPMDFMSSTLGSDLGATLLSEEDEDMEDEERYAAVSKNLCGFKYTPGHSVENLEGSGKSLQQCRSDSSGSADHGAQGTHSLGHKRAPLGGLKPQTGKVGTLPRRRDTNTDAHTQAMKSLHSVGSRINNSWAAAASDPSEECMVTVSTLERQHMASWSGTTTSNRATLSRGSHKRPGTDPSHNGHPSTNGTDKGEH; encoded by the exons TGTTACGCGACGACTTCAGGCAGAACCCACAAGATGTGGTGGTGGCGGTCGGTGAGACCGCCAGTCTCGAGTGTCAGCCTCCGCGCGGGCACCCTGAACCCACCACCTTCTGGAGGAAAGATAAAGCTCGTCTTGACCTCAAAGACGACAGGATCACG GTTCGTGGAGGAAAGCTTACTATCTCAAACACCAAGAAGAGTGACGTgggcatatatgtgtgtgtggcagccAACATGgttggggagagagagagtgaaaaagcTCAGCTCTCAGTCTTTG AAAGACCAGTGTTTGTGCAACGGCCTGTGAACCAGGTGGTCTTAGTTGACGAGGCTGTAGAGTTCAGGTGTCAGGTTCATGGCGACCCACCTCCTACACTGCgctggaaaaaggaggacgtgGACATTCCCCGCGGCAG gtaTGACATAAGATATGAAAAAGAGGACTTCCTGCTGAGGATAAAGAAAGCATCAGTCGGTGACCAGGGAACCTTCACCTGCCTAGCAGAGAACCGTGTGGGTAAACTGGAGGCCTCTGCCTACCTAACTATCAGAG CTCGCCCCGTCG AGGCGCCCCAGTTTGTGGTGCGACCCCGTGACCAGATTGTGGCCCAAGGACGGACAGCTACCTTTCCTTGCGAGACCAGGGGCAAACCTCAGCCCACTGTCTTCTGGCAACGAGAGGGTAGCCAG GATCTTCTGTTTCCCAGCCAGCCAACACAGGAAGCTAGCCGTGTTTCTGTGTCCGTGAACGGAGAGTTGACCATTTCATCTGTGCAACGCTCTGATGCAGGGTATTATGTCTGCCAGGCCCTCACTGTAGCAGGCAGCATCATGGCCAAGGCCCAGCTTGAGGTAGCAGACG CCCTGAAGGACCGCCCTCCACCCATTATCCGACAAGGCCCATCCAATCAAACGCAAGCATTGGGAGGTGTGTCCCTACTCAGGTGCCAGGCATCAGGGGACCCAGAGCCCACGGTCACCTGGCGAAAGAATGGGGCCAGTCTGCTTGGAAAGGATCCACGATTTTCCCTGCTGGAGCATGGCAGCCTTCAGATCCAGAATACCAGG CTGTCTGATTCGGGGTTGTACACCTGTGTTGCCACCAGCTCCAGTGGAGAAACATCATGGAGTGCCTACTTGGATGTCAGAG ATTCCACCGACCTCTTAGACTTCATGTCTCACAACTCAACAGCCCTCCCAGGACCACCCTCCAAGCCAGAGGTCACTGATGTTACCAAGAGCAGTGTCTCGTTGTCATGGGAACCGGGGCCAGAGGTGGGCTCCCCAGTGTCCTCCTATGTCATCGAGGCCTTTGG GCAGTCGGTGAGTAACAGCTGGCAGACAGTGGCAGACCACGCAAAGACCACAGAGTTCACAGTCAAGGACCTGCGACCCAATACTGTCTACTTGTTCATCATCAGGGCAATCAATGCTCAAGGGCTCGGGGACCCTAGCCTTATGTCTGAGCCTGTCCGGACTCAAG ACATTAGTCCCACAGCACAGGGAGTGGACCACCGCCGCGTGCAGAAGGAGTTGGGTGACGTGGTGGTCAGCATGCATAACCCTGTTGTCCTTAGTTCTACTTCAGTGCAGGTCACATGGACT GTGGAGAATCCATCCCAGTTTATTCAAGGCTACCGTGTGCTGTACCGGCAGACGTCAGGTCTGCCCTCCCCAGGGCCATGGCAGATACAGGATGTGAAGGTTGCCTCAGAAAGGGACATAACTCTCTCTGGTCTGAAGAAAGGCATCGTCTATGAAATTAAAGTGCGGCCATATTTCAATGAGTTCCAGGGTGCAGACAGTGAATCTATGACAGCACTCACCATGGAAGAAG CACCTGGTGCGCCTCCACAGCAAGTGACAGTAATGACAGTAGGGAGCCATAACAGCACGTCCATCAGTGTGTCATGGGACCCTCCTCCCGCCGAGCAACAGAACGGCATCATCCAGGAGTACAAG ATCTGGTGTCTGGCCAACGAAACCCGCTTTCATCTCAATAAGTCTGTGGACGCAACCATCCGTTCCGTTGTAGTTGGAGGGCTTCAGACCGGAGTGCAGTACCATGTGGAGGTGGCTGCAGGCACCAGCGCAGGGGTGGGGGTCAAGAGCAAGCCCCAGCTCATCATCTTGG GTGCAGAACTGAGGGACGTAATGACGGGATCAGAGGGCAACAATAGCATCTCAGACGTGGTGAAGCAGCCGGCCTTCATCGCCGGTTTGGGAGGGGCCTGCTGGATAGTCCTCATGGGCTTCAGTGCCTGGCTGTactggaggagaaaaaagaggaagggaCTCAGCAACTATgcag TTCAGTCCTTCACCTTTACCCGTGCAG ttACATTCCAAAGGGACAGGGGCCTGATCAGAAATGGGAG CCGTCCAGGGCTGTTGAAAGCGGGTGACCCAGGCCTCCCCTGGTTGGCTGACTCCTGGCCCTCAACGAGCCTCCCAGCTAACGGGGGCTTAGGGAGTCCGAAGGGCGGCAGCAACTTTGGTCGAGGAG ATGTTTTACCATCCGCAGCAGTGGAGAAGACGGGCACCATGCTGTCTGATGGTGCCATCTACAGCAGTATTGATTTTATGGGGAAAGCGGGTTACAGCAGCCCAGCGCGAGCCAGTCAGCCCACCCCCTATGCCACCACTCAGATACTCCAGTCCAACAGCTTCCACGAGCTGGCTGTGGACAGACCAGATCCCCGCTGGAAGGCTTCTCTCCAAGCCCAGCAGGAAATGGCAAGCCTGGGCTACTCGCTGACTGACAGACGCCCTGGCAGTG GTGCAAAGGttgggaagaaaaagaaggtgaAGGGTGGAACAAAGGCCTCTAGATCAAATGGGACATGCTGGGCTAACATGCCCCTGCCTCCACCACCCATGCACCCTCTCCCTGGTACCGAGGTTGACCTTGACCGTTACCCCCAGGAAAACCACGGAGGAGG GTATGACAGCAACAGTTGGGCTCCACCCATGTCAGTCCAGACCTACCGACACCATAATTTGGACAACGAggtagaggaggagagagggccCACTCCTCCCCTGAGAGGACGATCCTCATCGCCGGCAGCAGCTTCCTTCAGCCAGCCCTCGTCTTCCTCTCTCAGCTCTGCCCACCATGACGAAATGCAATCCATTTTGCAGGCCCACTTGGATGAGCTAACCAGAGCTTACCAATACGAGGTGGCCAAGCAGGCATG GCACATGAAGGGCAGTCCAAATGTGTCCAGCACTCCCATCCCTCCTATGGACTTCATGTCTAGCACACTGGGCTCAGATTTGGGAGCAACTCTCCTTTCTGAAGAAGACGAGGACATGGAGGATGAGGAACGATACGCTGCTGTGTCAAAGAATTTGTGTGGCTTTAAATACACTCCTGGTCACAGTGTGGAAAACCTTGAGGGCTCAG GTAAAAGCTTGCAGCAGTGTCGCTCAGACAGCTCTGGCTCAGCAGACCATGGTGCACAAGGCACGCATAGCCTCGGCCACAAGAGGGCACCGCTGGGTGGCCTCAAACCACAGACGGGCAAGGTCGGGACTCTGCCCAGACGGAGAGACACCAACACAGACG CCCACACACAGGCCATGAAGTCCCTGCACAGCGTGGGTTCCCGCATCAACAACTCGTGGGCAGCTGCGGCCTCAGACCCCTCTGAGGAGTGCATGGTGACCGTGTCGACGCTGGAGCGCCAGCATATGGCTTCCTGGAGCGGCACAACAACATCTAACAGGGCCACCCTGAGTAGGGGTTCCCACAAGAGACCTGGCACAGATCCCTCCCACAACGGGCATCCTTCCACAAACGGCACAGACAAAGGGGAACACT AG